The following is a genomic window from Garra rufa chromosome 4, GarRuf1.0, whole genome shotgun sequence.
TCTATCATGGCTTTTATAGCCATAGCCTAGTGATCTAAAACATCTTTGTCTACTGCTGTCATGAATTTGAAccttaatttattaaatatactatATTGTGAAAGCTCAATGTGCAAATCAGATTTATATATTGAGCCGTTTATGTTGATTTCTGTTAGAATATTGCTGAAATCTATCTAATAATTTTCCTGTTTCTGTTGTACAGTAGTTTATGTTAGTTTGTACTATGACCTGAATCTGCCTGAGTACAGAAATCTTTGACCTCTGTGAAATCACTGACTCCACCCAACAAACACACAGATCTCTTGCTGCTTTCATGACGAGGGACATTGACTTTATATGCAGGAAACTTTACAGGTAATCTTAAAAAGACTCTTTTTTTGGTCATATGAAACATGAATACAAGAAACAACACTGAAAACTTTAATTTAATCAGTGTGTTTAATAACTGAATCAGCTGTAGTAACATCACTTAGTTTCAGGTGAAACAACATCAAGTGTCAATTGTGTTGAATGAACaaaataaagtacaaatattATCTTTAGATTATAAATGCAAAAAGTGCTGTTGTAAAGAGATGTTTGCAATTAACTTCTTgttttgtgattggttagcagtcccactgcgttgcaattggtgaacagcttagatggcgttCAGTACTGCCACACCCCTTCCTAAAGcaacaaactagattaaagtgattcttaccttTTAAATAAggctatttttcttacaaaaacacatcggattgctaaaggaggcttttactgaccccccagagccatgcaagatgctttttattatggatcgacttgttttggactgatgcaGAGAAACAgcagtctatgccgttctaaagcttgggagagccaggattatttttaatatagctctgattgcattcgtctgaaagaaggaagtcatatagacCTACGAtacatggagggtgagtaattaatatgCTACAGTTGTGTTGGTCCTATCgtttttattgtaaaaataaaaacaaaactgacacTATTGCTGTAACAGAGTGAGTGAGATGAGAGCTTGTGAACAGACGAGATCCCCGGAGACCTCTGTGCGGCCCCCATACTGAGAGTGGTAATCGCTATCACACCGGCAGACAGGACGTGACGAGGCTCTGGGAGGTCAGACGAGACCTCTGGTGCAGACTTGGTGACAGACGAAACCTCTGGAGCAGACTTGGTGGCAGATGGGACCTCTGAAGCAGATGTGGTGACAGACAGGACCTCTGGAGTGCAGTATACGACCCACAGATTGAGAATGGCAATCCCCATCACGCTGGCAGACGTGATGTGACAAGGCTCTGGGTGGTCAGatgagacttgacttgactcttcACTTGACTCCTGATGATCAAACGTGTCGTGACAAAACTCTGGACAGACAGGGGAGATGTAATGGGGCTCCAGACAGACAGACGAAGTGTGACGAGGCACTGGGTGGTCtgacgagacgtgacttggctctgaacATACagacgagacgtgacttggccctGAAACAACAGCAATAACTTGACTTGGCTCATTAAGAATTGCTGTGATTTGACTTAGCTCACGTAGACcagctgtgacttgacctggTTCATGGAAACCacctgtgacttgacttgacttaggaAAATCCGTTTTGACTGTGCTTGACACAGGTACCACAGGTTTGACTTTCCTTGGCTCAGAAACGGCAGCTTTgtcttggcttggctcatggagATCAGcgatgacttgacttgactcataGCGATCAGCGGTGACTTGACCTGACACGTGAAGATCAGCGATGACTTGATTCATTTCTTAGAGACCTGTTATGAGTTTGCTTGACTCAGAAACCGCGGCTGTGACTTTGCTTGACTCAGAAAACCacggctgtgacttgacttgagttAGTAGGAACAGCCGCTGTAATGTGATTTGACTCAGGAACCTCTTCAGGAAGGGCGGCGATgatgggtgcagactcaggagcAGAAGACATGACGTGaccaggctgtggcttggctgagATGGCTTGAACAGGCAGGCTTTGGCGtgacggccatcttgtgcagtggctctggcgtggcggccatcttgacagtGCTTGGCTCAGGAAAgacagctgtaacttgacttgagaCAGAAGCgacagctgtaacttgacttgacacaGGAACAACAGttctgacttgacttgacacaggAAACACAGCTTTAAATTGACTTGCCTTAGGAAAAGTAGCTCTGACTTGATGCAGGAAACCCAGCTCTAACTTGACTTGACGCAGGAACTACGGCCGTAGTTTGATTTGACCCTGGAGCAGCAGCTGTAGCTTGACTTGACACTGGAGCAGCTGTAGCTTGACTTAACACTGGAGCAGCAGCTGTAGCTTGACTTGACACTGAAAACAAAGCTGTAACTTGACTGGACTCTGGAAGCATGGTTGCAACTTGACTAAACTCAGGAAACACAGCTGCAACCTGACTTGACTTGgaaacttgacttgactcaggaaacgCAGCTgcaacttgacttgactcaggaaatgcagctgtaacttggcttgacttggaaacttgacttgactcagaaaatGCAGCTGTAGCTTGACTTAACACTGGAGCAGCAGCTGTAGCTTGATTTGACACTGGAAACACAGCTGCAACTTGACTGGACTCTGGAAGCACGGTtgcaacttgacttgacttggaaccttgacttgactcagaaaatGCAGCTGCAATTTTATTATGGCTCTGGTatggcagctgtgatgtgacagAGCTCCGTTTTTGCTGCCATTTTGTAAATGGGTTCTGCCGTCGCTGCCATATTATGAACGCACACCGGTGTGGCCGCCATCTTGTGAACGAGCACCGATGTGGCCACCATAACGTGGATGTGCTCCGGCGTTTTGAGAGCAGGCTCGGTAGTAGCCGCCATTACAAGAGCATGCTCCGGGGAAGCCGCCCCTTCACGAACGGGTTGCACACCCGGCATCACGGTTCCTCCTCTGAGACACCCACCGTAAACGACAAGCCCACAACACAACAGAGAAAAGTCCAGAAATGCAGCTAACGATGAACGCGGACCCTCTCATCTCAGCCTCGCCCTCAAAGGCTCATTAATGCCATCACAGAATATTTCACATAATATGCAGTCCGGGAGGGTAGAATAGTATGCTATGGCCAGAAATTCAAGGGTGTGATGTTCAAATGAACGTAGTCCTTGTTTAAGTCTGAATAATATCCTGTTTGTGTCCATACCTGAATGTCCGAGAGTGAAGCTGATGGATCCTTGTGTGACGGAGTATTCTGTAACAGAGTGAGACGAGAGGCGAACTGATCCGTTTGCAGGCTTTTATTAATAGGACAAAGACATGGTCCAACAGGCAGGGTCAAAGCAACAGCAAACAGGTATGTTAGGGCTAGGCACCGTAGAAGTCCGTAAAGCAGGCGTGGGTCGATCCGTGGCGAATGTAATCAGTGAAGGGATGAGACGAGAgaataatccaataaacaagctaGAATCCAGTAGGCAGGTGGCGAGACAGTCCAGACGAAATGGCTAGGCGATGGAACGAAACACAGGGAAACTAGAGAACTTGGGACGATAAGAACAGAAATCACAACAACAAGACTAATCACAATACTCCGTGGCTTCCAAGGGGAAAGACTGGGGCTTTTATAGCACTGCTGATTGGTCACAGGTGATGGTGGTATGAAACAAATGGAGATGAGAATTAAACAAAAGTTATTTAATAAAACCCAGACAGGGAAATTCAGACAGGGAGAGAGGTGAAAACACATCCAACATAACATTAAGATCGCACAAAGAAGACTAAACAGAAACCAACTTAAATAGACAGGCTAATAAGACAGACAGGTGTGGGTAATTTGACAATTAGTGCATATGATGAGGACAGGaaccggaggagtggagtcctgaggcaATGGCCGACTACGGAGACAGCGGTGGCAGAGTTGAAGCAGCAGGGCTGCTAGAAGGAGATGACTGAGGGATGGTGGGAAATTCAAGCAGGTGGACCGTTTAGGGCAGAGATATTGCTCAGGATAGGCAGGAACTTCAATTTCTATGTCCTTAGAGAAGTCAATCAAAATCTTGATCCATATATGATTGTTCCAAATCCAGACCTCGCTCACCCTCAACAGCGGTGCTCTCCTCAGCACCCTCATGCAAGAGACCTGCATTCCCACGGGACCTGACGCAAGGAGTGCTGCACggaacaaaacttgatgggcgagtgtgGGCGGGTAGAGACTTGTGTATGTGTAGGGTGcgtgaaaataaaatgatttgtgggACTCCCACAAAATAGAAAATATCtaaacaaaatatctaaaatcaaAAAACTGTCTATCATCTATTGCACAACAGtagcaagaacaactagtataaCATAAATACGATTAGCAaacgcaagaataggcagtttccattttaaatttgtttgcagcgtgagcaatgtagccatctgttGATTTCTGGAATGCATCggccaatcagaggtgtttaagttataatccactcactgctcacaagttcttgcacagtgctgaatattgcatGCTCACGAATgacaacacacaaagtgtagacattgtgaaaaaTTCATTGTGCATAACattcattgtgttataagagttaAATGAGATTGCGTATGAACTGTGATGTCCGCTTTAAGGGAGCTTTGTTTTCTTGCATTCTGCCATGCATGCACGTAAATATATTTAATAGGGAGCATTTATGCTTGGGTCTTGTGGAACTTAGGACATGGTacagaactgtttcatgtaaattcaatcaaTGTACTAAAAAAATCTATACGGGTTACTTTTATGCaggcttttgcgggcgggagcaggacaaaacatgaatgtggCAGGCAGAAGTGGGATgagataacatttatttctgcGGGAGCCGGACTAAAAAAAACCATCCCACCCAGGTCTCTACCTCACGCTTCACTGATACATCCATTTTCATGGCCATTGTAGTTTGTTCTCGCACCTGGTAGGATTGACTTTGCTCAGGCTCTCTGGTGATCTTTAGTGCTGTCACTCCCGTTGGCGAAGGCTGTTGCAACCGGCCCTGGCTCTCCGTCCGCGGTGGGCTTGGGCTCTGGCTCCGCAAGTCGGGGTGTGGGTTGGCTGGGAAACTGGGAAACAAGAATCTGTTTATGACTATCAAATAGTCAAAAAAGCTGTTCATGGATTTTGTGCTGTTGCAGGCTCAGCTTCCATTGTTGCAGTTAGTTGGCTAATTAAAAATGGAACAATTCTGGCAAACATAACATCCAGTGTTCCCAAAATTGCCCTAAAAAGCCCTAAAAGTGTATGACGAAGCTTTAAAATAATTCAAACCAGCATCTGTAAAATATCAGGATAGCATAACCGAGGTTAGAAAAAGAATTGAGATGAGTGAACAAAATATGAGATGAATAAGAGATTAAACTATAatggtttttttgttttttttctgtgaacATCAATGCATTTACTATTTGGGTATTCATAATACTTAGTGCAATCATTTTTAAGGTGTTTGTTAAATTGGGTATGCTACAATCTTTGTCTGCTAACGTCTTTCTCtgttcactgaaataaattgtttacatttaccAATGTCTCCTGATATTTTtcccatttatttttaaattaaacctACATTTAATGCAAAacacaattacataaaaaaaatacattttgcatttgacaaaatgaaaatgcattgtaatggattttttgtttgtttgtgtgtcctCTTTATCAACAGAAGCTACCAGAATGCTGTCTCTTCCGTTCTTTAACAATAAAGAACTCAAGAAGGAAAGGCTGATAAGGTCCACTCAGACCCTCCACCACTATGTGCACAAATACTTCTGCATCACCAACAGGCTGCTGGTGATACTCAGTACTCACCTGGAGCAAAGCCCTTCCCCTGCAGTCTCAGCAGATGAAAGTGAAAGTATTGAGAAAAACTGCACCAGGGTCAGAGATGTAATGCGCCTAATCCTTGATTTTTCTGAGAGGGAGGACAAACATGTCCGTAAGAGCATTGAACCTGCTCTATATGACCAGATTGCTTTCTCTGGAGTGTCACAGAAAGTCAAGGCTGCAGTGATAAAGGATCTGCATCAGGAAACTCTGGGACTCTTGGGGAATGTCTTCGGTCCTCTAGTCACTGTTCGACTGGCAAACAGTGATCTGGAGAGTGTGATGCCTCTACTGGAACAGAATGGACTCCAGTCTGTTCTATCTTTGGCTCTAGGAGAACTAGTGCAGAACAGTGGAAGAATCAGTGGGCTTTTGTGTAAACAAAGGAACCAGCAGAGGAGCCTGGATGAAGCCATAATGTTAGTGGAAGATGTGCTCTCTGTTCTGAAGCCACCCTGTGACTCCTACAATGACATTCTGAGTGAATTGGAAGCCTACATCACCATCATATCTGAAAACATCTAGACTACTTCTGTATTATTTTCATATCTCTATATatgtagagctggacattttaataaggatcaaatgggTGATCTcaattttgagaatgaaagccaaCCTGTTATTCCTCAATagcttcatgtttgactctgattGTCTATTTAATCTTCATCTCTTCTCTTTCctttttaataaacaccatctttataatagtgttgATCTCATTTGCTTCACCAGGAGTTTTACAGTGTGTTTAGACACCTTgtcctccctgctgaaaaaaaaaacagctaaaaccagcctaggctgcttggctggtcttagctggttttagctggtatccCAGCCTGCcaaggctgggaaagtggccaaaacccctctaaaaccagccaatcagcctaggctggttttagctgtttttttttttttttcagcagaactGTTAACAATGAGAACATTTAATAGAAAGAAAATGTAAACATCAACTAGATCTCTGGGTGCATCTCAACCAGCTACCCAGTTCAGTAGTCAGCACACTTGTAAGGAGTCAGAATGAGAGTTGATGGCCTTCAATCACCTGATGAGACAAAGAAAAAAGCAAAACTAGCATTTAGGGCTGTAACGTCCCAGTCGATTAATTGGTCGATACGGTCTGGTTCGACcaaaattctgattggttgattttttgccgcgctcatttcatcagtttggacgcgctcatttcatcaggtggaaagcaataattgctaatgggggtgttttcagagcacccctgtttcacaggtaacagtctgttttcagaacacccccattgttttcactttttttgGATTAGCCCAACCCACTGCAGAAGAGAGACATATAAGTAGGCTTTAGAAGGTTTGATGCTGAAAGCTAGTGGACTCGGTTTTAAACACATCATTATACAGTCCTATTCTAACatgtcaacaacaaaaaaatcgaCAGTGTGGCagcattttgttaaaattaacaaCGGGAAAAGGGTTGAATGCAAAGTTTGCAAGCAACGGTTTGCCTTCCACAGCTCGACGACAAACATGACGTATCATCTGAAAGTGGTAAGCTAACTTGTCTGCGTTAGGTTGCCCTGTCTGTTTTTGAGTAGGCTACATGAACATATCAGAATTggcatatttcaatattttagtgTAATAATAGTTTTATAACTGCAGGCGCACACATCCGTAATGACGGTAGAATCCCCCAGACAAACCCAGACCACGCTGGattttatttttggaaaaatattatCACGGAAGGAATTGTTAACTTTATTGCTTAGGATATGAGGCCCATTGCTGTTGTGGAGGGCCAAGGTTTTAAGAACTTGTTAAAAGTTTTGGAACCTGGATTTACAGTGCCAGCACGCCACACAATCATGCATGCAGTAACCGCAAAATATGAGGGACTCAAAAAGAAAGTTTCCAAGTTAATACAACACAGCGAGGCACTGAGGTTGACCACAGATATGTGGACATCTCTTAGAATGGAGTCCTATATGACAGTGACTGCCCATTTCATTGATGGAGACTGGAAAGCACAAAGTCTTGTgcttgagacaaaacaaatagAAGAGGCGCACACGGGAATAAACATTGCTGCGCGACTATCTGAAGTTGCTGATACCTTTAGAATTCAAGAACAAAAGAGAATTGATGTTGTATGTGACAATGCGGCTAATATGGCCAGAGATGCAGGGTGTCAGGTGCTCCGGGCACACTTTGCAGCTCTGCATTAACTCTGCACTCAAACAAGATCCAATTTGTCATGCCGTGGCTGCATCACGTCATCTGGTGGGACATTTCAAAAAGGGGCACAAAGCAAAAACTGGGCTAAAACAGAAGCAGGAACAGCAAAATGTCCCTCAGCATGAACTAATTCAGGATGTGTCTACACGTTGGAACTCAACATTTTCAATGTTGGAGCGACTGCTGGAGCAACGCTGGCCCattaccgcagtgctgtctgacCCAAACTTTACTAAGAAGAGCGACAGCAGTACACTGGACCTTACCACAGCACACTGGAATGCGATAGAGGATATTAAAAATGTGCTGAAACCGATGACAACCCTGACTGAGCTGCTGTCTGAAGAGGACAACGCGTCCCTGTCTGCAACAGTACCCATGCTGGCAAACTTGAAGAAACGTCACCTGGCCATCGCGGATGATGATAGCCCCATtgccaaaaaaaatttaaagcaaGCTGGTCAAAGAAATTGACAGTAGGTGGGAGTTTAAAACGACTGAGCGAACTCAGCACAGGCGAACCTGGAAGTGAGGAGCAACATGTGTCAAAAAAGCAGAAAAACGACAAAGAGAAGGAGATTGCTATGCTGTTGTGCGAAGATGAGGGCGATCTGGTTTCTAGAGAATCAGGTGGGAGAAGCGCAGTGACAGAAGAAATGAAAAACTATCTTCAGGACAGAACCAAAATCGACTCCGGACCATtggggtggtggaaaaaaaaacaagacagatACCCGAACCTGGCCCGAGTTGCAAAGCGACTGCTCTGTATCCCTGCTGTCACAGTGGGGGACtcgggagacagacgttcggatccaaatgcaggctttaattAGAAGGCATGgtacacagacagggtcaatcaccggcaaacaacaacaacgaggataatccaaagagtagtcaaaacacaggcagaaggtcggggctggcagcgagaatcaaacacgggaaggagtccaggaatcaaacacaagggaaaacaaacacggaaagaaacgctcggaataatgaccatacggaacaataagacttcgcgaagagctgtgtgtgtgagtggcttaaatgcatgagagtcaatgtgaaacagatgtgtgcagcaatcagtgcagtgggaaacgaggagcaggtgtgtgcagtgattggtgcagtggcttatggggattgcagtccagaatgtgtgtgcaagagttcatgaagacaggatagaccacatACGTGACACCTGCAACATCCACGCCTTCTGAACGCATTTTCTCCAAGGCAGGATTTATTGTCAATAAAGCAAGAAGCTGTCTCCTTCCAAAGAACGTGGATATGCTTGTGTTTCTCGCACACAACACAAAAAAGTGTGGAATGGAGACTGAATGTACTCCCTGTGAGTGAGTAgccatttgtttatttaattgtttttacattatttcGTTTTGgacattaaataaatgtgaaaaattataacATTTGATTAAAGTATTATTGGATTTGggcactttatttttatttgttgtagCCTAACGCGCAATTGCGCTGTGCACACtgtttgttttagttttgagCCTATACTTTACTTATTGTTTGCACTTTATTTCGTTTTGGacattaataacattttataattttgcacatttattaaatttaaatacttGTGGATTTGggcatttgatttatttatttttgtatttgttctgAGTGCAGCTGCCTTGTTGTTGTATTCACTTTATTTGGTTTCGTTTAAAATTTggatgattaacatgttgtagTAGCCTACTTTACTTTTATGTTCCCTTTTATTATTGTGCAAACTGTAAATTTATTTCTAGTATTATTTATTGGATTTgggcacttttttattttttgtattttttatttggaaTGCGCAATTGCGCTGTGCCACTGTTTGTGTTAGTTTTGAGCCTAAGATGCTTTATTTTTCAGTTATGCACTTTATTTGGTTTCTGCTCTTGTTTGTtcaataaatattctttttttattaaagtggACGCGCCTTTTGTGTTTCTTAAGAGTAAAAGCTTTAAGTCTATTCGTGTCTCAGCCGCGAAGCTGAGCTCTTTTGTTCAGCCTCGCTCTGTGCCAGCTGCGCAGAGCGGCTGAAATGATACTGTCTGACAGTTATACTTATAacatatgacaaaaataattttctaaattatgttgcACATTCCTCAAAAGTTTTTGTGATATCACTAGTTGACAACATAGTAGGCTACTGTTTTCAGAAATCACACGCTATGATATTGCGCAGGTGCACGTGATGCACCGCTGTCAGAGACAACAGACTCGTGTGTCAGACATTTCAGTGCAAAATAATTAGGTCAAAAACGATTTAATATACTGCAAATAGCCTattagttttttatgtttatttataattaatttaggcAGAAAACAAGGCTACCAAGTACTGAGCACAGTGCGTATCTAATTAATGTAacttacgttttttttttctccacaacgTCATTTTTAGTCAATTTTTAGTCGAAAGTTTCAGGACTTCAGTCGACCAAGATTTTCTTTGGTTGATTACAGCCCTACTAGCATTCAAATTAATAAAAGGACACAAAAAAGGTTCACATTTGTGTTAAGATTTAAGTTATATTTAGTAGAtttaactttaaaaacatttggAGTCTGTGGAAGTTGTCATTACACATTTTCTTCTGGTCAAAGGTCTTAAATGGTCTGATATGACATGATTTGATATaagatatatattttgtatttactgATTTGTAGATTAAATTTAATAGATTCCACTTTCATGAAACCATTTGCAGTTGGCTTGCAAAAGTTGTCATTATACGTTTGAATTTGTTGTTCTAGTTGGATTTAcattgttttgagcagcaggtatTGTCAACATGGGCCCGTTTCAGTAAGGGGGTTCAGCCAACTTTGAGTTTAAATGCCTACACTATTCCTCGATAACTGATATGGTTTGTGAACTTATGTTGTTTATTTCTGTCTTTTAcagattacattaaaaaatgttgGGTGAAAGCCTGTAATGATTATAATCTGAACATGTTCAAACTGCAAATTCAATGTAATTCAATTGTTCTtatggaataaattaaaatactattgaaattaaaacagaacatttgtCTTTTGTTTCAATCTTATTAGTTCCTTTGAATTTTTTTGCACTAAAATCACTCAAGGTGAGttgaagtaaactgcaaaaaccAATGGTTAGTAATAGATACAATGAATAAGTAGAATTCTTCAAAATTCAAGATGAAATTGGATCCCATTAAATCCTGTAGAAACGATCCTACAGGATTTTTATGCCTTGCCCTTTAAGACAATCATATAAGTCAATTCTTAATACAgtcctttaggaatggttccaaaatatgactATTAAAGCCTTCCACAAAGCCGCCGATGTTGGTGGTAGAAGTGAGCAAGTAATTGACGTGTGCAAAATAAAATCCATGCACTTTATTGTGCTACAACCAAAAACCAATTCAAACACATAGTCCATATTATTCCTTGCATGTTCATGCATTTGttacgggtgtgtgcaggacAAGATGAGACGATAGACGGTATTCAAACAaataactatatttaatatcaatcttcaagaggaacaaggcaggaacagagaTCTTCACACATATCAACCAACTGTCACGAAatgagagatgaggtcagggtccaattATGCAGGGAAGGGAATATTTATTGCAAcaataaacaaatgaacaaataaacaaacaaacacgatAAACAAGAGTGATACTGGAGCAACAGTTCAAGGGACACGAATACAATACCAACAGGAAACAGGAAATAATGCCACCAGACAGAGTGTTGGGAGAGGGGAGACTAATATAGTGCTAGGTGATAGGAGACAGCTGTGTGATCAGGGAATGACAGGTGTTCGTGATGAGGCATGGAGTGTGGAGGGAAAAAACAGCGACATCTAGTGGAGAAAGGAAAACACCGCAGCCCAAACCCGTGACAGAACCCCTcctctacggaacggctcccagacgttccacaaggccAAAAacaaatctggagggaggaggaacgggggaatggtgaaccagggggagggatggcgggccaggcccgtgcaacaGCAGCAGGGCCGGAGACGAAGGATCCGTGAGGCTGGGTAAGACCAGCACAGGGCCTGGGAACTCGGGCAGGGCGTGACCGAACTcaggaggaacgtcagcgggcaccgccgccagagggacttgagcgggcatcgccgccagagtaATGTCAGCAGgcaccaccgccagaggaacgtaacgggcaccgccgccagaggaacatcagcaggCACCGTCGCCAGAGGAACCGGAGCggacctcgccgccagaggaacgtcagcgggcaccgcctcCAGAGGAACATTAGCGGGCACcatcgccagaggaacgtgagtggacctcgccgccagaggaacgtgagcgggcaccgccgccacaggaacgtgagctggcatcgccgccagaggaacgtgagctggcatcgccgccagaggaacatcagcgggcaccgccgccagaggaacgagagcgggcaccgccgccagaggaacgtgagcgggcaccgccgccagaggaacgtcagcaggCACCGCtcccagaggaacgtgagcgggcatcgccgccacaggaacgtgagcgggcaccgccgccagaggaacgtgagctggcaccgccgccataggaacatcagcgggcaccgccgccagaggaacgtgagcgggcaccgccgccataggaacatcagctggcaccgccgccagaggaacgtgagcgggcaccgccgccagaggaacgtg
Proteins encoded in this region:
- the LOC141333889 gene encoding uncharacterized protein, with the protein product MLSLPFFNNKELKKERLIRSTQTLHHYVHKYFCITNRLLVILSTHLEQSPSPAVSADESESIEKNCTRVRDVMRLILDFSEREDKHVRKSIEPALYDQIAFSGVSQKVKAAVIKDLHQETLGLLGNVFGPLVTVRLANSDLESVMPLLEQNGLQSVLSLALGELVQNSGRISGLLCKQRNQQRSLDEAIMLVEDVLSVLKPPCDSYNDILSELEAYITIISENI